From the Methanoculleus caldifontis genome, the window CACGTTCCCGGCGAACCGGCGGACCGTCCGCATCCCCTCTTCATCGTTCAAGGCCTCGCCCGGCGCGTGCCCAAAGACCATGTTCCAGTACGTCGAGCCCGGCACGATCATGTCGTTGATGAGGTAGAACATCAGCAGTTCCTGGATCGTCGCGGTATGCCCGCCCCGGCGCGCCACGGCGATCGGGCCGCCCACTTTGCGCGAGAGGAAATTATCCGACGCCATCGAGACCATCCCGATCCGTTGTAACGCCGCCATGACGTCCCCCCGCGCCGTCCCGAAGTAGACCGGGGTGCCGACGATGAACCCGTCCGCCTCCCGGATCTTTGCGATGATCTCGTTCAAGCCGTCGTCGAGAGCGCACTCCCCGCTTTTGCAGAGCCCGCAGGCCGTGCAGGAGAGGATGCGCGTCTCCGCAAGCAGGACTGTCTCGGTCTTGAGCCCCTCGCTCTCGAGGACCTTTGCGCATTCCCTGAGCACCTGTGCGGTGTTCCCCTCGAGCCGGGGGCTCCCGCAGAGGAGCAGTACGTTTCCGTTCGCCATCTCACACCTCGATCAGCCGGTAATCGGTCTCGCCGAGCCCGATCTCCGCCGCGTACGCGATCTGGTACTCGCCGTCCGTGTAATCCCAGACCCCCTTAAACTTGTCCTCACCGGGAGCAAAGTTCCCCGCGAGGTGTGTCCGGGAGAACCCCTGCTCGCTGTTGACGAGATCGAAGCTCGCCCGGTCGATCGCGACCGGGTCGGTCGAGGCCAGGATCCCGATGTCGGGGACGATCGGCGCGTCGCTCCAGGGGACGCAGTCGCAGTCGGGGGTGATGTTGAGGAGGAAGTTGACGTAGCCGACCCGGCCGGGCTTCTCGCGGACGGCACCGAGGGCGTACTCGCAGAGCCGTTCAAGGAACGGCCTGATCTCCGTCGTCCAGTCGAACTCGATCGCTCCCGAGGGGCAGGCGCGCATGCAGTCGCCGCACCCGACGCAGTGCTCCGGGTTGATCGCCGCCCGCCCGTCCTCGAGGGTCATCGCCGCCTGCGGGCAGACCAGGGTGCACTTCCCGCACCCCCCGCACCGCTCGACCTCCATATACGGCCGGCCGGCGTGCTGCTCCGCCTTCCCCGACGGCGGGGCGCAGCCCATCGCCAGGTTCTTGATCGCCCCGCCGAACCCGGCGGTGTCATGGGCCTTGACGTGCGAGAGGACGATCATGCTCCCGGCCGTCCGGATACCCCCTGCTATCCGGACGCGGCCGAAGTGCTTCCCCTCGACCGCGACCTCCTCCCAGTAGCCGCCGGTAAGGCCGTCCGCCACGATCACCGGGGCCCCGACGACCGCGTAAGCAAAGCCGTGCTCGATGGCCGTGACCGTGTGCCGGACCGCGTCCGCCCGGCTCCCGGCATAGAGAGTGGCGGTATCCGTGATGAACGGGTGGGCTCCCTGCCCCTTCACCCTCTCGACCACCTGCCGGACGAAGACCGGGTTGACGTAGGTGTCGCACCCCCGCTCCCCGACGTGGGCCTTGACGGCCGTGAGGTCCCCGCTCCGGACCACCCGGTCGAACCCGGCGGCATCAAAGAGGCGCCGGATCTTTGCGGCCTTGCTCTCGTGCGGACCCCGCGCCCGCAGATTGGCAAAATAAACGTCTGCCATTCTCTCGGCTCCCTTGCGGGTACTTTCCGGTCAGGAGCAGATAAAAGGTTGTGCCGGGCCGCTCACAACCCGGCCCGCCTGCGCATCGGCCGGACCTCCGCGCCCTCCATGTTCCCCGCCGCCCAGGTGTAGCGCTCCCGGATGGGGGGAGGGAGGTCGCGTTCCGGGATCGAGACGAACCCGAACTCCGCGTAGAGGGCCGTGAGGCTCTCGACCGCGTACATGTAGAGGTCGTCGTTGTGGCAGGCGACGACGAGCGCCCGGACCACCTTGCGGGCATACCCCCTGCCCCGATAGATCTCGGGCGTGAAGACCCCGTCGACCTCCATGCTCCCGTCGGGGTGCCGCCGGCACCGGGCGAGGGAGACGATCCGGCCCCCGGCAAAGACCGCGAAGACCCTGTCATGAGCCGGGTCGGCGGTCATCCCGTGGTAATCGCGCCAGACCTCATCCGCGAGAGGGAACTCCTCGCTCCGGAGCTCCCGGACCAGCTCAGACGACACGATATCCCTCCGGCGGCACCAGGAGTTCGAACCGCGCCCCGTCGCCCGGCGTCCCGGTCTCGCGGATGGCGATCCCGGTTATGCTGAGGATCTCGCGGGCGAGGACGAGCCCGTGCCCGTAGCCCTCCGGCCTCTGGGCGAAGAGGGCCGGCTTCTCCGCTTCGGGTATCCCGGTCCCGTCGTCCTCGACGACGATCGCGCAGCCTTCCGGGCGGAGATGGTAGGTGACGACGACCCTCCTCACGCCCGTCCGCGGGTCGAGGGCGTTCTCGAAGAGATGGGTGAAGACCGTCCCGAGGTGGGGGTCGGCGAAGACCTCGAGCCGCTCTGTCCACGCCTCGAGGGCGACGTTCTCGAAGGGGAGGGTGGCGGCGGCCGCGAGGACCGTCTCCTGCACGGGCATCCATGCCGGCGGCGACGTCCCGATGTCGGGGAAGGCGCGGGAGATCTCAAGCTGCCGCCGGATACCGTTCGCGGCATCGTTCAGGTCGTCGATGAACGAGAGGACCGCGGGATCGTCGAACTTCATCACCCCGACCGAGAGGTGACCGTAGAGGACCGTAAGCCGGTTCGCGAGGTCCGTGCGCAGGATGCCCGTCAGGGTGTTGAGCTGGCGGCCGGCGTTCTGGAGGGCGGTCTCCATCATCACCTGGTCGCTCACGTCCCGGATGGACTCGATGGCCCCCGTGACGTTCCCTTCCCGGTCGAGGAGCGCGGTCGCCGTGAACCGGAGATGCGCCCCTTTCCTGCCCTGGAGGCGGGTGGCGGCGGCCTCCGTGACGAGGGGGCGGCCCGCCCCCTCGCCCTGGAGGACCCGGTCGACGAGGAGCGGCCGCCGCTCCCCGTAGAAGGGGACGGCGTACTCGTGGTCGCCCCGGCCGAGCATCGCCTCCTTCTCGACCCCGGTCATCTCCTCCATCGCGCGGTTCCAGGCGATGACCTTCCCCTCGCGGTCGATGGCAAACGTCGCATCGGGCAGGAACTCGATGATCTCGTTCATCTGCTGCTCGGACTCGCGGAGCCGGAGCGCGAGGAGCGCGACCACCCCCCCGACGAGGACGAGGAAGATCGCCCGGGGGACGATGGCGAGCGCGAGGAGCGGATCGGGCGGGGAGAGGAGGAAGACCGAGACTGCGTAGGCGGCGGCAAGGCCGGCGGAGAAGACGAGGCCGCGGCGGGGATACCAGTAACTCGCGAGGATGATCGGGATGCTGAGCGGGAGGGCCGGGAGGGGGAGGATCCCCTCCGGGACGTCGAGGAGCAGGCCGAGGAGGTTTCCTCCGAGGGTGAGCGCCGAGAGGCCGGCGATGATCGCGACGCGGTTCTTCGTGCCGGAAAAGAGGTTGCCGGGGCTCATGGCCGCCCCGTCCCGCCGGTCCTACTCGCCGGGTGCACGGATCACCTCCGCCGGACAGCGGAGCTCGAACCGCGCTCCGTTGCCGGGGGTCCCCGTCTCCTGGATAGTGATCCCGGTGATGGCGAGGATCTCCCGGGCCAGGAAGAGGCCGAGGCCGGTGTTCATGCCGTAGGCGTAGGAGAAGATCTTCTCCTTCTCGCCGGGAGCGACCCCGACGCCGTCGTCCTCGCAGAGGATCGTCGAGGTCCCGTCGGCCTCCCGCCGGAGGCTGAAGGTGATCGTCGTGAGGGTCTTTCCATACCGGAGCGCGTTCTCGATCAGGTTCGCAAAGACCTTCTCGATGAGCGGGTCGGCACAGACCTCCACCCCGGGGGGGACGTCGTTCCTGACGGTCACCGCGCCCGGCGCGACGTGCCGGACCGACCGGTCCGCGACCGCCCGGATCTCCTGCCAGACGGGGGCCGCGGCGCCCACCTTCTGGTACTCGGCGGTGAACTTGACGGTGTTGTCGATACGGTTCACCATCCCGGCGGCGCTCTCGATATGCTGCCACGCGCCGGCCGGGTCCTTCTCGCGCAGCATCAGGGCAAGGTCGAGGTATCCCCAGAGCGCCGAGAGCTGGTTCAAGAGGTCGTGGCGGGTGATGCTCGCCATGAGCTGGAGTTTCTTGTTCGCATCCGCGAGCGCCTTCTCCACGCGCCTGCGTTCCTGGTTCTCGGCTGCGAGGCTCTCGTTGCTGCACGAGAGCTCCTCGACGGTGTCCGTGAGCTGCTCGTTTAAGGTGTGCAGCTGCTCCTGGGCCTCCTGGAGCTCGGCGTTCTTTGCCACCGCGACGGTATACGTCGACAGGAGCGTGTTTAAGATCCGGAGTCTCCCGGCGGCGACGATGTAGGTGCTGCCGGCAAACGAGACCTCGAGCGGGGTGCTGTCCGGGTCGGCCCGCTCAGCCGTCCGGAGGACTGCCTCGAGCTGGGAGCGGACAAGCCCGGGCTCGACCGGCTTGACGATGAAACTGTCGGCCCCGGCGGCGAGGCCCCGCAGCACGTCGGCGGGGTCGAAGAGGTTGGTGACCAGGATGACCGGGATTCCCGGGAGGTCCTGCTTGATCCGGCGGCAGAGGTCGTAGCCGTCCATCCCCGGCATCACGACGTCGGTCAGGACGATCGCGGGCCGGATCGCTTCCATCTTCCGGAGCGCGGTCTCGCCGTCCGCCGCCAGGGTGACGTCGTATCCCTCCTGTTCGAGCATATGCCGGAGGAGCTCGGCCTGTGTCCGGCTGTCCTCCACTACCAGAATGCTGATGGGTCCTTTCTGCATCTCTCCCTCCCTCCTATCCGTCAGCGGCGCTCCAGACGGCGGATCATATCGAGGAACCCCCCCGTCTCGAAACTGCTCTTGACGATATACGCGTCCGCACCGACCGCTCTCCCCTGCTCCCGGTCCTCGGGCGAGTCGAGCGAGGTGACCAGCGCCACCGGGATCCGGCGGTCGCGGGCGCGTATCTTCTCGACGAGCACGAAGCCGTTCATCCGGGGCATATCAACGTCTGAAACGACCATATCAAACTCATGCTCCTTAAGCCTTCCGAGTGCGTCGATGCCGTCGACGGCGGTCTCTACCTGATATCCGGCCTTCTCCAGGATCTCCCTGAGCAGGACCCTCGACGTGACCGAGTCCTCCACGACGAGGATCCTTTTAGCACCCTCCTCCGGGGCCGCCGGGAAGGCTGCCGGCCGCTCCGTCTGCATGGCGTCCTGGATCAGTTCGAGCGGGTCGAGGACGAGCGCCACCCGCCCGTCGCCGAGGATCACGGCCCCGTCGACCCGGCGAACAGAGCGGAGCTGCGCACCGAGCGGCCGGACGACGATCTCCTGCACCCGGATCACCTCGTCGACCATGCAGGCGATCTGCCCCGCCCCGTAGGCGATGATGACGAGCGGCGTTGCGCGCGAGGGGTCATCGGAGCCGGACGGGGGGATCCCCAGAGCGTCGGTGAGCCGGATGACCTCGATCGTCTCTCCCGCTATCCGGATCGCCGGCCGGCCCCGCTCGAGATCCAGGAAGTCCGGCCGGACCCGGAGGACCTGTCTCACCTGCTGCATCGGGAGGACATAGACCTGCCGTTCTGCACGGACCAGCAGCCCGCGGAGAGTGGCCATCCGCACCGGGACGGAGAGGGTGATCGCGGTGCCTCTCCCGACCGCCGAGGAGACCGTCACCTCCCCGCCGAGACGGGAGACGCTGTCCTCGACGATGGCAAGGCCAAGCCCCCTCCCGGAGAGGTCGGTGACGACCCGGCTCGTCGTCAGCCCTGAGCGGAAGATGAGCCAGATCGCCTCGCTGTCCGTCAGGGCCGCGTTCTCGCTCGCCGAGAGGACCCCGGTCTCGACGGCGGTCCGCCGGATGGCGTTGCCGTCGATCCCGGCGCCGTCGTCGGCCACCTCGATCCCGACCCGGCTCCCCGAGCGGGGGAAGACCCGGATCCGCACGGTGCCGCCGGCAGGCTTCTTCCCTGCGAGCCGGGTCTCCGGCTCCTCGATCCCGTGGTCGATGCTGTTGCGGATGAGGTGCATGATCGGTTCCCGCAGGGCGTCGAGGATCCGCCGGTCCACCTCGAGCTCGCCCCCCTCGATCGCGAGGTCGACCGACTTGCCCGAGGTCCGGGAGAACTCCCGCACGAACGCGGAGAACGGCGCGAGTATGCTCGATGCCGGGAGGAGCGCCGCGTCGTGGACCAGGTCGGCGATGACGGAGGTCCCCGCCTCGAGCGCCGCGCGGTCGATCTCCATGGCCCGGGCGTAGGCGGCGAGGTCGTGCTGCAGGGAGGTGACGAACTCGCGGTTGTACTCCTGGAACTCGACCGCCCGCTGGAGCGGGAGGACCAGGTCGGGAGGGAGCGCCGCCTTCCCGTCGCCGAACGCCCTCCTGCGGATGAGGTTGAGGTCGTTGAAGGCCTGGGAGTGGTTCCACTGCCAGAAGGCGAAGCGGGCGGTCATCTCCTCGAGCTCGCGCACCCGCTGTGCGATGGAGAGCCGGGTCGAGAGAAGGCCGTCCGCTCCCGTCGTGAGCCGGTCGAGTTTCTGGGCCGCGATCCTGACCGTGCCGCCTGCCCGCTCCACCGCCGCGGGGGAAGGGCAGGCCTCCCGGGGCCGCAGGGCGGCGGCAGGCTTCTCGTGGCCCGGGATGGCCCGGAGCGCGGCGATGATCTCGCCCGCCGCCTCCGGCGGCCGTTCGTTCCGGAGGAGGGCTCTCGCGACCGCGACTGTCCGGAAGAAGAGGTCGAAGTCCTCGACGCCGGGAACGTACTCGCCCTTCTTCACCAGGGAAAAGACCGTCTCGAGCGTCTGGCAGACGGACTCGATCTCGCGGAGGTTGACCGCCCGTGCGGCCCCCTTCAGGCTGTGGATCCTCCGGTAGACCGACTCGACCGTCGCGGGATCGGGCCCCGACTTCTCGAGGTCGATCAGGCCCGCGGTGATCGACTCCAGGTACTCCTCCGCCTCCTCGCGGAAGGTCTCGAGGAGGCGGGCGCGGAATTCTTCGTCCGATCCGGCCATGGTCGCGCTAGACCCGGTACTGCTGGGTGATCCTCTTCAAGCGGTCGCCGAGTTCGTGCAGGTCCTCGGCGGTCTTCTCCGCCTTGTGGGTGGTCTCGAGGTTCTTCTGGGCCGCGTCGCGGATGTTCTCCATCGCGCGGGAGATCTGGTCGACCCCGGCAGCCTGCGTCTGGATCGATGTCGCGATCTCGATGACTTCGCGCGAAGTCTCCGCGATCGACCGGGCGAGCACCTCTATCGCCTCCTGAGCGTTGCTCGTCAGCCGGGCCGCGTCCGCGACGGACCGGATTCCCTGCTCGGTCGAGACCGCGGTCGAGGAGATACCCCGCTGGATATCGGTGAGGATGACGCGGATGTTTGCGGTCGCCTTCTTCGACTGCTCGGCGAGGTTGTGGATCTCGGTCGCCACGACCGCGAACCCTTTCCCGAACTCGCCGGCCTTTGCGGCCTCGATCGAGGCGTTCACCGCGAGGAGGTTGGACTGTTCGGAGATATCGGTCACCGTCGCGATGATCTCGCCGACGGCCTGGCTCTGCTCCGAGAGCCGGATGACGTTCATCCGGATCATGTCCATCTGCTGCTGGATCTGGTTCATACCCTCGAGGATCTCGTGGACGGACTTCTCGCCGCCTTTGGAGACGTCGAGCGCCCGCATCGCCTTCTCCGAGACGTCTTTCGTCTTCTGGCTCACGAGTTCGGTCTTCTTCCTGACGCTCTCGACGGAGTCGGAGGTATCGTTCACCGTCGCGGCCGTCTGCGAACTCGCCGTCGAGAGTTCGTTCGTGACCGCCAGGATCTCGTTCGAGGCGAGGGAGAGGACCGAGACCCCTTCGTAGAGCTCCTCGCTGATCAGCTTCATCAGCCGCGAGAGCTCGATCCCGATGGTGTTGAGGGCGTCGCGGTAGGCGACGAACTCGCCGGCGACCGGGATCTCCTCGTTGAACCGGGCGGTGAAGTCGCCGGAGGCGTAGAACCGGGCAAGCCGCATCGCCTCGTCCACCGGCTCCGTGATCGACTCGAGGGTCTTGTTGAACCCGGCGATGATCATCCGGTAGCCGCCGCGGAACGCCGTCTCGTCGCCGCGGATGGAGAGGTCGCCGGCGCGGGCTGCGTCCGTGAGTTTGATCGTCTCCTTGTGGAGGTGGTCGAGCGACTGGACCATCATCGTGAGCGCGGGCCGGATCTCGTCGCCCTCGTCGGTGACCGGGAACTCCTTGACGTACTCGCCGAGAGCGATCTTCTGGAGGTTCCCGACGACGTTCGTCTGGAGGTCGCCGGCGAACTCGTCCATGGTCGCGGCCATCACCCCGATCTCGTCCTGCCGGCGGATGTTGAGCCGGGCGGAGAGGTGGCCGTTCCTGAGTTCCTTGAGCATCAGCACCACCTGCTGGAGCGGGTCGGAGATCGAGCGGCCGAAGAGGATGGCGATCACGACGCCGATCGCGACGGATGCGAGGAGGACGACGATGATCGTGTTCCGGATCGTGTCGATCGGTCCGGTGAAGTCGGAGAGCTCGGCCCGCGAGACGATGTACCAGTCGAGCGGCTCGTAGTAGGTGTAGGCGTCGATGATATCGGTGCCGTCGATCTCGTGGCGGATGACCCCGACCTTGTTTACGAGCATCTCCTGGAAGAAGTCCTCCCTCGCCCAGTTCTCGCCCTCGAGGGAGGGGTGGACGAGGACCTGGCCGGTGCTGTCGGCGACGAACATGTAGCCGTTCCTGCCGATGATCGTATCCCGCAGGCTCGCCTTGACGACGTCGAGCGTCTCCTCCTCCTCCGTCCCGACGAAGAGCACCCCGACGACCCTGCCGCTGCCGTCCTTGATCGGCTCGTAGGCCGTGACGTAGCGTTTGCCGAAGAGGTCGCGGCTCCCGTAGTAGGTCTCGCCCTGGTTCACCACGACGTCGTAGACGTTCTGGGTCAGCTCGGTCCCGACCGCCCGCGTGCCATCGGTCCCGATGACGTTCGTGGAGATGCGGACGGCGTGGTCGTCGTAGACCTGGAAGACCGTCGCCGCCCCGCCGACCAGGGACTGGACCTGGTCGACGATCTCGAAGTTGTCGTTGATGACGTAGCGCTCGCCGTTGCTGTTCACCAGCACCAGCTGCTCGCCGTTCACCTCGGGCGTGCCCCGGGCGTAGAAGTTCTCCCGGAGGACGTTGAGGTCGCTGTTCACCTTGTTGCGCGTCAGCTTGTAGACGTCGTTGGTCCATCCCTTCGCGTCGTGGACCTGCGTCTCAAGCAGCGTCTCGATCTGGTCGTTGATCACCCCGCTCGAACTGGTATACGCTACCAGGCCGAGCATGAGCGCGGGGATGATCGCAAGGAAGAGGCAGATGACCAGGATCTTCGTCCCGACTTTCATGTCTGAAAAAAACGCGAACATCGTGTATCCGTTCCACTCGCTCCGTATGACTACTAGATTGATCCGCACGGAGGATTATATAATGATCCGTTGATGGGCCGGGCTGCCTGCGCTGTCTGATCCGGAATATGACCTTATTATCGGGATGTCTGGCAGATCACCATCGCGGGATCGGCGAGGATCGCCGCGGCGTCGAGGACGATCCGCGAGCCGTCCGCGGCGCCGAGGAGGTACCGTCCTGCGATCGGCGTCGCGCCGGGTTTTACGGGCGCAAGATCGCCGGTCGGCGTGGTGCCGATATCCGTGATGTAGTCGGCGAGGATCCCGAACGTCATCGCCCCGTCGGAGAGGACGATCACCCTGTTGAGTTCGGTCAGTCCCCGTCCCGGGAGCGAGAAGAGCCGCGCGAGGTCGACGATGGAGACGATCTCGCCTCTCTCGGCGGAGATCCCGACGATGAAATCGGGCACGCCGGGCACCGGGGTGATCTCGCGGACGATGAAGACCTCCCGGACGTACCGGGTCTCGACGGCGTACTCCCGGTCGGCGATTCTGAAGGTGAGGATCTCGGAGAGCGCGGTCTGGTGCGGCTCCTCCTCCGGCTGCGCGAGCGCCTCTGCCCGCTCCGCGAGGATCGAGGCCGCTCTCCCGGTCTCCGGGAGGGCCTCCTCACCGGTCGGGGTGAGGGGGAGCCGTCCGGCCGCGCCCCCCTCAAGGAAGAGGGGGAGGTCGCGGATGAGGACCGTTCCGTCTTCGCCGAGGAGGACGCCGCTCTCGCCGGGCGGCGCCGTGTTCTCCCGCACCCCCCGAACCCCGTCCACCCGGACGGCGGCGCAGTCGGGGCCGGGTCTGACGACGATCAGGACTTCCGAGGGATGGGGAGGCTTCTCCGGGAGGCCGAGAAGCGTCCGGGCGGAGTAGACCGGCACGGCCCTGCCGTGCAGGTTCATGGTGCCGGCCGGGGAGAGCGCCACCATGCTCGTGACCTGCCGGACGGCGGCGAGGGGGAGGGCGCAGGTCACTCCCGCGACGGTGAAGGAGAGGAGGTCGGGGCGGCTCATGGCTGATTGAGGGTGGGTCCTGGACGGATATAAATGGTTACGGGAGTCCGGCCCCCGTCAGAGTGCCGAGAGGTCGATCCCGCCGTTCGAGGTGGTGACGGCGATCGTCGGCCCCCCGCTGCCGAGCGTGCCGACGAGCCGGGTTCCCGAAGACTCGTCGAGCCGGAGCGAGAGGTTGTCTGCTGCGATCCGGCCGTTCGAGGTGACGGCGACGAGCCGGGCGTCGAGGTCCTCCGCGAGCCGGAGGGCGACGGCGCCGTTCGAGGTCCTGATATCCACGTCGCCCCGGAGGGCGGGGATCTCCGCCGAGATCCGGCCGTTCGAGGTCTCGAGACTCGTGACGCCTCCCGACCTCTCCACCGTGATGGGGGCGTTGCTGGTCGTTGCGGCGACGTATCCTTCGGCGCCCCGCACCTCGATCCTCCCGTTCGAGGAGACCGCCGCGAGATCGCCGCCGGGAGCGCCGTCGACGAGGACGGGACCGTTCGACGTCAGGAGGTCCGTCTCGTTCACCCGCACGCCCGACAGGGTGATCGGGCCGTTCGAACTCTCGACCTGC encodes:
- a CDS encoding flavodoxin family protein, giving the protein MANGNVLLLCGSPRLEGNTAQVLRECAKVLESEGLKTETVLLAETRILSCTACGLCKSGECALDDGLNEIIAKIREADGFIVGTPVYFGTARGDVMAALQRIGMVSMASDNFLSRKVGGPIAVARRGGHTATIQELLMFYLINDMIVPGSTYWNMVFGHAPGEALNDEEGMRTVRRFAGNVAFLIKRLR
- a CDS encoding DUF362 domain-containing protein; amino-acid sequence: MADVYFANLRARGPHESKAAKIRRLFDAAGFDRVVRSGDLTAVKAHVGERGCDTYVNPVFVRQVVERVKGQGAHPFITDTATLYAGSRADAVRHTVTAIEHGFAYAVVGAPVIVADGLTGGYWEEVAVEGKHFGRVRIAGGIRTAGSMIVLSHVKAHDTAGFGGAIKNLAMGCAPPSGKAEQHAGRPYMEVERCGGCGKCTLVCPQAAMTLEDGRAAINPEHCVGCGDCMRACPSGAIEFDWTTEIRPFLERLCEYALGAVREKPGRVGYVNFLLNITPDCDCVPWSDAPIVPDIGILASTDPVAIDRASFDLVNSEQGFSRTHLAGNFAPGEDKFKGVWDYTDGEYQIAYAAEIGLGETDYRLIEV
- a CDS encoding GNAT family N-acetyltransferase, producing MSSELVRELRSEEFPLADEVWRDYHGMTADPAHDRVFAVFAGGRIVSLARCRRHPDGSMEVDGVFTPEIYRGRGYARKVVRALVVACHNDDLYMYAVESLTALYAEFGFVSIPERDLPPPIRERYTWAAGNMEGAEVRPMRRRAGL
- a CDS encoding PAS domain-containing protein codes for the protein MSPGNLFSGTKNRVAIIAGLSALTLGGNLLGLLLDVPEGILPLPALPLSIPIILASYWYPRRGLVFSAGLAAAYAVSVFLLSPPDPLLALAIVPRAIFLVLVGGVVALLALRLRESEQQMNEIIEFLPDATFAIDREGKVIAWNRAMEEMTGVEKEAMLGRGDHEYAVPFYGERRPLLVDRVLQGEGAGRPLVTEAAATRLQGRKGAHLRFTATALLDREGNVTGAIESIRDVSDQVMMETALQNAGRQLNTLTGILRTDLANRLTVLYGHLSVGVMKFDDPAVLSFIDDLNDAANGIRRQLEISRAFPDIGTSPPAWMPVQETVLAAAATLPFENVALEAWTERLEVFADPHLGTVFTHLFENALDPRTGVRRVVVTYHLRPEGCAIVVEDDGTGIPEAEKPALFAQRPEGYGHGLVLAREILSITGIAIRETGTPGDGARFELLVPPEGYRVV
- a CDS encoding hybrid sensor histidine kinase/response regulator, giving the protein MQKGPISILVVEDSRTQAELLRHMLEQEGYDVTLAADGETALRKMEAIRPAIVLTDVVMPGMDGYDLCRRIKQDLPGIPVILVTNLFDPADVLRGLAAGADSFIVKPVEPGLVRSQLEAVLRTAERADPDSTPLEVSFAGSTYIVAAGRLRILNTLLSTYTVAVAKNAELQEAQEQLHTLNEQLTDTVEELSCSNESLAAENQERRRVEKALADANKKLQLMASITRHDLLNQLSALWGYLDLALMLREKDPAGAWQHIESAAGMVNRIDNTVKFTAEYQKVGAAAPVWQEIRAVADRSVRHVAPGAVTVRNDVPPGVEVCADPLIEKVFANLIENALRYGKTLTTITFSLRREADGTSTILCEDDGVGVAPGEKEKIFSYAYGMNTGLGLFLAREILAITGITIQETGTPGNGARFELRCPAEVIRAPGE
- a CDS encoding hybrid sensor histidine kinase/response regulator; translation: MAGSDEEFRARLLETFREEAEEYLESITAGLIDLEKSGPDPATVESVYRRIHSLKGAARAVNLREIESVCQTLETVFSLVKKGEYVPGVEDFDLFFRTVAVARALLRNERPPEAAGEIIAALRAIPGHEKPAAALRPREACPSPAAVERAGGTVRIAAQKLDRLTTGADGLLSTRLSIAQRVRELEEMTARFAFWQWNHSQAFNDLNLIRRRAFGDGKAALPPDLVLPLQRAVEFQEYNREFVTSLQHDLAAYARAMEIDRAALEAGTSVIADLVHDAALLPASSILAPFSAFVREFSRTSGKSVDLAIEGGELEVDRRILDALREPIMHLIRNSIDHGIEEPETRLAGKKPAGGTVRIRVFPRSGSRVGIEVADDGAGIDGNAIRRTAVETGVLSASENAALTDSEAIWLIFRSGLTTSRVVTDLSGRGLGLAIVEDSVSRLGGEVTVSSAVGRGTAITLSVPVRMATLRGLLVRAERQVYVLPMQQVRQVLRVRPDFLDLERGRPAIRIAGETIEVIRLTDALGIPPSGSDDPSRATPLVIIAYGAGQIACMVDEVIRVQEIVVRPLGAQLRSVRRVDGAVILGDGRVALVLDPLELIQDAMQTERPAAFPAAPEEGAKRILVVEDSVTSRVLLREILEKAGYQVETAVDGIDALGRLKEHEFDMVVSDVDMPRMNGFVLVEKIRARDRRIPVALVTSLDSPEDREQGRAVGADAYIVKSSFETGGFLDMIRRLERR
- a CDS encoding methyl-accepting chemotaxis protein, coding for MFAFFSDMKVGTKILVICLFLAIIPALMLGLVAYTSSSGVINDQIETLLETQVHDAKGWTNDVYKLTRNKVNSDLNVLRENFYARGTPEVNGEQLVLVNSNGERYVINDNFEIVDQVQSLVGGAATVFQVYDDHAVRISTNVIGTDGTRAVGTELTQNVYDVVVNQGETYYGSRDLFGKRYVTAYEPIKDGSGRVVGVLFVGTEEEETLDVVKASLRDTIIGRNGYMFVADSTGQVLVHPSLEGENWAREDFFQEMLVNKVGVIRHEIDGTDIIDAYTYYEPLDWYIVSRAELSDFTGPIDTIRNTIIVVLLASVAIGVVIAILFGRSISDPLQQVVLMLKELRNGHLSARLNIRRQDEIGVMAATMDEFAGDLQTNVVGNLQKIALGEYVKEFPVTDEGDEIRPALTMMVQSLDHLHKETIKLTDAARAGDLSIRGDETAFRGGYRMIIAGFNKTLESITEPVDEAMRLARFYASGDFTARFNEEIPVAGEFVAYRDALNTIGIELSRLMKLISEELYEGVSVLSLASNEILAVTNELSTASSQTAATVNDTSDSVESVRKKTELVSQKTKDVSEKAMRALDVSKGGEKSVHEILEGMNQIQQQMDMIRMNVIRLSEQSQAVGEIIATVTDISEQSNLLAVNASIEAAKAGEFGKGFAVVATEIHNLAEQSKKATANIRVILTDIQRGISSTAVSTEQGIRSVADAARLTSNAQEAIEVLARSIAETSREVIEIATSIQTQAAGVDQISRAMENIRDAAQKNLETTHKAEKTAEDLHELGDRLKRITQQYRV
- a CDS encoding chemotaxis protein CheW; translated protein: MSRPDLLSFTVAGVTCALPLAAVRQVTSMVALSPAGTMNLHGRAVPVYSARTLLGLPEKPPHPSEVLIVVRPGPDCAAVRVDGVRGVRENTAPPGESGVLLGEDGTVLIRDLPLFLEGGAAGRLPLTPTGEEALPETGRAASILAERAEALAQPEEEPHQTALSEILTFRIADREYAVETRYVREVFIVREITPVPGVPDFIVGISAERGEIVSIVDLARLFSLPGRGLTELNRVIVLSDGAMTFGILADYITDIGTTPTGDLAPVKPGATPIAGRYLLGAADGSRIVLDAAAILADPAMVICQTSR
- a CDS encoding DUF4097 family beta strand repeat-containing protein — encoded protein: MQKTGYAALALLVLAAALSSGCTGVPGLEATEEFNRTVAVEPGSGITVINHNGGVNVDVREGEAVSIRAVKRSAYGESELDKVRIEVTEGDPLRVETVRTGLNPQVSVEYTISLPPTVVLRQVESSNGPITLSGVRVNETDLLTSNGPVLVDGAPGGDLAAVSSNGRIEVRGAEGYVAATTSNAPITVERSGGVTSLETSNGRISAEIPALRGDVDIRTSNGAVALRLAEDLDARLVAVTSNGRIAADNLSLRLDESSGTRLVGTLGSGGPTIAVTTSNGGIDLSAL